A region of Selenomonadales bacterium 4137-cl DNA encodes the following proteins:
- a CDS encoding sigma-54-dependent Fis family transcriptional regulator yields the protein MRVSDIMNTRVFTIPPTTILQEAAAIFDRNRIDGALVVDGSGHLIGLITKSHLIKAQAKNQMDQQVDAVMTTSVFTLRDTVSLSELQRPNRVFSYSVFPVVDSENRPIGIISRTDLVKYLSEKSLRLAEEMQAVLNAIYNGVIVTDAEGIVTMFNRAAENLTGQNAVNVIGRLVDDVMPNTGLRRVLELGAPELNQKQNLGNCQILTNRSPILKNNKIAGAVAIFQDITQLSAVAAELEEVKSLKSTLESALESFFENIVIVDKKGYIKMMNSSYGDYLGLDQHDVVGKHVTEVIDNTRMHIVAATGKAEVAEVQRIRDKDCVVTRIPIIKDGEVIGAVGKSLFKDLKDLKAMARQMNTLQHQLEYYKEELRKVQGGKFTFDSIVGKSEKMEWLKTVAVKAAKGNSTVLVLGESGTGKELFAHAIHNASGRLHGPLIKVNCAAVPENLLESELFGYDEGAFTGARRGGKPGKFELANGGSIFLDEIGDMTLAMQAKLLRVLQEKEIERVGGTKPVKVDVRVIAATNRDLEGMIERGDFRQDLYYRLNIISLQIPPLRERKEDIPLLSSTLLKKINNQTPHWVEGVSPEAMEILMEYSWPGNVRELENILERAVNLMDEEALITPDNLPPVLKKQHKNKDVDEGGKHLAGIMGDTEKQAIYRALEAAGGNKSKAAQILGIHRSGFYQKLKKYGLSV from the coding sequence ATGCGCGTCTCCGACATAATGAACACCAGGGTGTTCACGATCCCCCCCACTACCATTCTTCAGGAAGCGGCGGCGATCTTCGACCGCAATCGCATCGACGGTGCGCTCGTCGTCGACGGCAGCGGCCACCTGATCGGCCTGATAACCAAATCTCACCTCATCAAAGCCCAGGCCAAAAACCAGATGGATCAGCAGGTCGACGCGGTCATGACTACCAGCGTTTTCACCCTGCGCGACACCGTATCCCTAAGCGAGCTCCAGCGGCCCAACCGTGTCTTCAGCTACAGCGTCTTCCCGGTTGTCGACTCGGAAAACCGTCCCATCGGCATCATCAGCCGCACCGACCTCGTCAAATACCTGTCCGAGAAATCCCTCCGCCTCGCCGAAGAAATGCAGGCAGTCCTCAACGCCATCTACAACGGCGTCATCGTCACCGACGCCGAAGGCATCGTCACCATGTTCAACCGCGCCGCCGAAAACCTCACCGGGCAGAACGCCGTCAACGTCATCGGCCGCCTGGTGGACGACGTCATGCCCAACACCGGCCTCCGCCGCGTCCTGGAGCTGGGCGCTCCTGAACTCAACCAGAAACAGAACCTCGGCAACTGCCAAATCCTCACCAACCGTTCCCCCATCCTCAAAAACAACAAAATCGCCGGCGCGGTCGCCATCTTCCAGGACATTACCCAACTATCCGCCGTCGCCGCCGAACTCGAAGAAGTCAAAAGCCTAAAAAGCACCCTCGAATCGGCCCTGGAAAGCTTTTTCGAAAACATCGTCATCGTCGATAAAAAAGGGTACATCAAAATGATGAACTCCTCCTACGGCGACTACCTCGGACTCGACCAGCACGACGTCGTCGGCAAGCATGTCACCGAAGTCATCGACAACACCCGCATGCACATCGTCGCCGCCACCGGCAAGGCCGAAGTCGCCGAAGTCCAGCGCATCAGGGACAAAGACTGCGTCGTCACCCGCATCCCCATCATCAAGGACGGCGAAGTCATCGGCGCCGTCGGCAAAAGCCTCTTCAAAGACCTCAAAGACCTAAAAGCCATGGCCCGCCAAATGAATACCCTCCAGCACCAGCTCGAATACTACAAAGAAGAACTGCGCAAAGTCCAGGGCGGCAAATTCACCTTCGACAGCATCGTCGGCAAGAGCGAAAAGATGGAATGGCTCAAAACCGTCGCCGTCAAGGCGGCCAAAGGCAACTCCACCGTCCTCGTCCTCGGCGAAAGCGGCACCGGCAAAGAACTCTTCGCCCACGCCATCCACAACGCCTCCGGACGCCTGCACGGCCCGCTCATCAAAGTCAACTGCGCCGCCGTCCCCGAAAACCTCCTCGAATCCGAACTCTTCGGCTACGACGAAGGCGCTTTCACCGGCGCCCGCCGCGGCGGCAAACCCGGCAAATTTGAACTTGCCAACGGCGGCTCCATATTCCTCGACGAAATCGGCGACATGACCCTCGCCATGCAGGCCAAACTTCTCAGAGTCCTGCAGGAAAAAGAAATCGAGCGGGTTGGTGGAACCAAGCCCGTCAAAGTCGACGTCAGGGTAATCGCCGCCACCAACCGCGACCTCGAAGGCATGATCGAGCGCGGCGACTTCCGCCAGGACCTCTACTACCGGCTCAACATCATCTCCCTGCAGATTCCGCCCCTTAGGGAGCGCAAAGAAGACATCCCGCTCCTCTCAAGCACCCTCCTCAAGAAAATCAACAACCAAACCCCCCATTGGGTTGAAGGGGTTTCTCCCGAAGCCATGGAAATACTTATGGAATATTCGTGGCCGGGCAACGTGCGGGAGTTGGAAAACATCCTCGAACGCGCCGTCAACCTCATGGACGAAGAAGCCCTCATCACCCCCGACAACCTGCCGCCCGTCCTCAAAAAACAACACAAAAACAAAGACGTCGACGAAGGCGGGAAACATTTAGCAGGAATAATGGGGGATACGGAGAAACAAGCGATATATAGGGCGCTGGAAGCCGCCGGCGGCAACAAGAGCAAAGCCGCGCAGATCCTCGGCATTCACCGGTCGGGATTTTACCAAAAACTCAAAAAGTACGGCCTGAGCGTATAA